From one Agathobaculum sp. NTUH-O15-33 genomic stretch:
- a CDS encoding putative ABC transporter permease has product MTAVITQTLKRHTARAARRYNAYELAMLFFAFAMIGWVWEVFLHIMFDGELVNRGTMLGPWLPIYGVGGAIVTALLRRLADRPVAVFLASSALCAAIEFIASVYLEAVYGLRWWDYSAYTFNIDGRVCLETTVGFGIGCCIALYIAAPAIANRLGSLPQTARRVLCAALILLFAADFVYSTISPNTGKGITDDGPGQAFVQVDPTEVSQLNLMALTVVYPHQ; this is encoded by the coding sequence ATGACAGCCGTTATCACACAAACGCTGAAAAGACACACCGCTCGCGCGGCGCGGCGCTACAACGCCTACGAGCTTGCCATGCTGTTCTTCGCCTTTGCGATGATCGGCTGGGTGTGGGAGGTTTTCCTGCACATCATGTTTGACGGCGAGCTTGTCAACCGAGGGACGATGCTAGGCCCGTGGCTGCCGATCTACGGTGTGGGCGGCGCTATCGTGACGGCGCTTTTGCGGCGGCTGGCCGACCGCCCCGTCGCGGTGTTCCTCGCCTCGTCCGCCCTGTGCGCCGCCATCGAGTTTATCGCAAGCGTTTATCTGGAAGCGGTGTACGGACTGCGCTGGTGGGATTACAGCGCCTACACCTTCAACATCGACGGCCGCGTCTGTCTGGAAACGACGGTGGGCTTCGGCATCGGCTGCTGCATCGCGCTTTATATCGCGGCGCCCGCCATCGCGAACCGGCTGGGCAGCTTGCCGCAAACGGCAAGGCGCGTTCTGTGCGCCGCTCTGATCCTGCTGTTTGCCGCGGATTTTGTGTATTCCACCATTTCCCCGAACACGGGCAAGGGCATCACGGACGACGGCCCGGGTCAGGCCTTTGTGCAGGTGGACCCTACCGAAGTGTCGCAGCTAAACCTAATGGCGCTTACGGTCGTATACCCGCACCAATAA
- the recR gene encoding recombination mediator RecR produces MDYFAPPVERLIEEFAKLPGIGQKTAQRLAFHVLTLPIEAADRFADAIRDAKAKTCLCKRCQNLSDSETCPICANASRDQKTVCVVADPRDVIAFERTKEYGGLYHVLHGTLSPLNHVGPDDIRIRELVQRVADEDVQEVILATNPDTEGEATAMYISRLLSPFEIKITRLAYGVPVGGHLEYVDEVTLTRALEGRREL; encoded by the coding sequence ATGGACTACTTTGCGCCGCCCGTGGAGCGGCTGATCGAAGAATTTGCCAAGCTGCCGGGCATCGGACAAAAGACCGCCCAGCGGCTGGCTTTTCATGTTCTGACGCTGCCCATCGAAGCGGCCGACCGCTTTGCGGACGCTATCCGCGACGCGAAGGCGAAGACCTGCCTGTGCAAGCGGTGCCAGAACCTGTCGGACAGCGAGACCTGCCCCATCTGCGCCAACGCTTCGCGCGACCAGAAAACGGTTTGCGTGGTGGCCGATCCGCGCGATGTGATCGCGTTTGAGCGCACCAAGGAATACGGGGGGCTGTACCATGTGCTGCATGGCACGCTGTCGCCCCTGAACCACGTCGGGCCGGATGATATCCGCATCCGCGAGCTGGTGCAGCGTGTCGCCGACGAGGATGTGCAGGAGGTCATTCTGGCCACCAATCCGGATACTGAAGGCGAGGCGACCGCGATGTACATCTCGCGCCTTTTAAGCCCGTTTGAGATCAAAATCACGCGGCTGGCCTATGGCGTGCCGGTCGGCGGCCATTTGGAATATGTGGACGAGGTCACGCTGACCCGCGCCCTAGAGGGCCGCCGCGAGCTGTAA
- a CDS encoding MarR family winged helix-turn-helix transcriptional regulator — MSDLNEQLLEQLLQLSAQLHRFQILRYRDRGPLGNPHRGQGRVLSILKLQPKISQKELSYLLDMRNQSLGELLGKLEQKGYLTRKPSETDRRTAMIELTPEGEAAANSVGDDQGDTDKLFASLSDEEKAELEEYLARLIASLEETLAQAGADDRRPGFDGPPHRGPHHGGPDPRLAFGGPHEPHGPRGPLDRRGGWGAPHERPPFPRGWADASDERQPPEDDGREQP; from the coding sequence ATGTCTGATCTGAACGAACAATTACTGGAACAGCTTTTACAACTCAGCGCACAGCTGCACCGGTTCCAGATACTGCGCTACCGGGATCGCGGGCCGCTGGGCAATCCGCACCGTGGGCAGGGGCGGGTGCTGTCTATTTTAAAGCTGCAACCCAAAATCAGCCAGAAGGAATTGAGCTATCTGCTTGATATGCGCAACCAGTCGCTGGGCGAGCTGCTGGGCAAGCTGGAGCAAAAGGGCTACCTGACCCGCAAGCCGTCGGAGACCGACCGGCGCACGGCTATGATCGAGCTGACGCCGGAGGGCGAAGCCGCGGCAAACAGCGTGGGGGACGACCAAGGCGATACCGATAAGCTTTTTGCTTCCCTGTCCGACGAAGAGAAGGCCGAGCTGGAGGAATATCTGGCCCGCCTGATCGCCTCGCTGGAGGAAACCTTGGCGCAAGCCGGCGCGGACGACCGGCGGCCGGGCTTCGACGGCCCGCCGCACCGTGGCCCGCACCACGGCGGCCCGGACCCGCGTTTAGCGTTCGGCGGTCCGCATGAGCCGCATGGTCCCCGCGGCCCGCTTGACCGGAGGGGCGGATGGGGCGCGCCGCATGAAAGGCCGCCCTTTCCCCGCGGCTGGGCCGATGCGTCCGATGAGAGGCAACCTCCCGAGGACGACGGCCGCGAGCAGCCGTAA
- a CDS encoding YbaB/EbfC family nucleoid-associated protein: MAKGKFGGFGGGGMNMQAMMKQAQKMQADMVKAQEEIAQMETEATAGGGAVTVTVSGTSELKKIEIKPEVVDPDDIEMLQDLILAAVNEAFRTAQQKSQSQMSAITGGMGGLGGMGGGLF; encoded by the coding sequence ATGGCAAAGGGAAAATTTGGCGGCTTCGGTGGAGGCGGCATGAACATGCAGGCGATGATGAAGCAGGCGCAGAAGATGCAGGCCGATATGGTCAAGGCGCAGGAAGAGATCGCCCAGATGGAGACTGAGGCGACCGCCGGCGGCGGCGCGGTGACCGTGACCGTTTCCGGCACGAGCGAACTGAAAAAAATCGAGATTAAGCCCGAGGTGGTCGATCCCGACGATATTGAAATGCTGCAGGATCTGATTCTCGCGGCGGTGAACGAGGCGTTCCGCACGGCCCAGCAGAAGAGCCAGAGCCAGATGTCCGCGATCACCGGCGGTATGGGCGGCTTAGGCGGCATGGGCGGCGGCCTGTTCTGA
- a CDS encoding peptide chain release factor 3, with translation MSNLVKEIENRRTFAIISHPDAGKTTITEKFLLYGGAIQEAGMVKGKKNSRHAVSDWMEIEKQRGISVTSSVLQFQYNGKCINILDTPGHQDFSEDTYRTLMAADSAVMVIDASKGVEMQTRKLFKVCAMRGVPIFTFINKMDREARDPYELLEEIENELGIGTYAVNWPIGSGPRFRGVYDRMDDQVIQFDGADFRHEIKATRLSIDDPILEGTMPKEQYDTLCDDIELLSGAGDAFDLEAVHAGKLSPVFFGSALTNFGVEPFLEKFLEMSTPPSPRKADIGVIDPFDEHFSAFVFKIQANMNKAHRDRVAFMRICSGKFERGQDVLHVQSGKKMSLAAPQQLMAQDRSVVDEAYAGDIIGIFDPGVFSIGDTVCDPKRKCVYSGIPTFAPELFARVRQKDTLKRKQFVKGVEQIAQEGAIQIFREPNSGMEEVIVGVVGVLQFEVLEYRLKNEYNVEIIREMLPYEHLRWVENDEEDFDIKSLVLTSDTKPVQDFRGNYLLLFTSPWNVTYATDHNEGLRLAEFSENT, from the coding sequence GTGTCAAACCTAGTCAAAGAAATTGAAAACCGGCGCACATTTGCGATCATTTCGCACCCTGACGCCGGCAAAACCACAATCACGGAAAAATTCCTGCTGTACGGCGGCGCCATTCAGGAAGCCGGTATGGTAAAGGGCAAGAAAAACAGCCGCCACGCCGTGTCCGACTGGATGGAGATCGAAAAGCAGCGCGGTATTTCAGTCACCAGCTCGGTTTTGCAGTTCCAGTATAACGGCAAGTGCATCAACATTCTGGACACGCCGGGCCATCAGGACTTTTCTGAGGATACCTACCGCACGCTGATGGCGGCGGATTCCGCCGTTATGGTCATCGATGCGTCCAAGGGCGTGGAAATGCAGACGCGCAAGCTGTTCAAGGTGTGCGCGATGCGCGGCGTGCCCATTTTTACCTTCATCAACAAGATGGACCGTGAAGCGCGCGACCCATACGAGCTGCTGGAGGAGATCGAGAACGAGCTCGGCATCGGCACCTATGCGGTCAACTGGCCCATCGGCTCCGGCCCGCGTTTCCGCGGCGTGTATGACCGCATGGACGATCAGGTGATCCAATTTGACGGCGCGGATTTTCGGCATGAGATCAAGGCGACCCGCCTGTCGATCGACGACCCGATTCTGGAAGGCACGATGCCAAAGGAACAGTATGATACCCTGTGCGACGATATTGAGCTGCTCTCCGGCGCGGGGGATGCGTTCGATCTGGAAGCGGTGCACGCGGGCAAGCTGTCGCCGGTATTCTTCGGTTCGGCGCTGACCAATTTCGGCGTGGAGCCGTTTTTGGAAAAATTCCTTGAAATGTCCACGCCGCCGTCCCCCCGTAAGGCTGATATCGGCGTGATCGACCCGTTTGACGAGCATTTTTCCGCGTTTGTCTTTAAAATTCAGGCCAATATGAACAAGGCCCACCGCGACCGCGTGGCCTTTATGCGCATCTGCTCAGGCAAGTTCGAGCGCGGGCAGGATGTGCTGCATGTACAGTCGGGTAAAAAAATGTCCCTTGCCGCGCCGCAGCAGCTGATGGCGCAGGACCGCTCGGTCGTCGACGAGGCGTACGCGGGCGATATCATCGGTATTTTTGATCCCGGCGTGTTTTCCATCGGCGACACGGTGTGCGATCCCAAGCGCAAATGCGTCTATTCCGGCATTCCGACCTTTGCGCCCGAGCTGTTCGCGCGCGTCCGGCAAAAGGACACGCTTAAGCGGAAGCAGTTCGTCAAGGGCGTGGAACAGATCGCGCAGGAAGGCGCGATACAGATCTTCCGCGAGCCGAACTCCGGCATGGAGGAGGTCATCGTCGGCGTGGTGGGCGTTTTGCAGTTTGAAGTGCTCGAATACCGCCTGAAAAACGAGTATAACGTCGAAATCATCCGTGAGATGCTTCCCTATGAGCACCTCCGCTGGGTCGAAAACGACGAGGAGGACTTTGATATCAAGTCGCTCGTACTCACGAGCGATACCAAGCCGGTGCAGGACTTCCGGGGCAATTATCTGCTCCTGTTCACCTCGCCTTGGAACGTCACCTATGCGACCGACCACAACGAGGGCCTGCGCTTGGCCGAATTTTCGGAAAACACCTGA
- a CDS encoding tyrosine-type recombinase/integrase, with translation MNDRYVTLQQAAAFGGYLQAEERSPGTREKYLRDLRSFSLWLNGEPVTKEAAAGWKENLLTEGYAPVTVNSMLAALNAFLRFTGWTECRVKFLRLQRRMFRDPARELSRQEYDRLVETARNQGRDRLALLMETMAATGIRVSEVRYITVEAARRGRAEISLKGKMRTILLSAKLCRKLLKYAQKEKIASGEVFLTRSGSRVSRRQIWAEMKGLCSLAGIAPSKVFPHNLRHLFATTFYKACKDITRLADTLGHSSIETTRLYLLTTGAEHVRQLDRLGLVS, from the coding sequence ATGAACGACCGTTATGTAACCCTACAGCAGGCCGCCGCCTTCGGCGGATACCTGCAAGCCGAGGAACGCAGCCCCGGCACACGGGAAAAATATCTGCGCGACCTGCGTTCTTTTTCCCTGTGGCTGAACGGCGAGCCGGTGACAAAGGAAGCCGCCGCCGGATGGAAGGAAAATCTTCTGACCGAGGGATACGCCCCAGTCACGGTGAATTCCATGCTGGCCGCGCTGAACGCGTTTTTGCGCTTCACAGGCTGGACGGAATGCCGCGTCAAATTCCTGCGGCTCCAACGGCGGATGTTTCGCGATCCCGCAAGAGAGCTTAGCCGGCAGGAGTACGACCGGCTGGTCGAAACCGCCCGCAACCAAGGCCGCGACCGGCTGGCCCTGCTGATGGAAACGATGGCGGCCACAGGGATCAGGGTAAGCGAGGTACGGTATATCACCGTGGAAGCGGCCCGGCGCGGCCGGGCGGAAATTTCATTGAAAGGCAAAATGCGCACAATCCTGCTATCCGCCAAGTTGTGCCGCAAGCTGCTGAAATACGCCCAAAAAGAAAAGATCGCTTCGGGCGAAGTTTTCCTCACCAGAAGCGGAAGCCGCGTATCCCGGCGGCAAATTTGGGCGGAAATGAAGGGCCTGTGCTCACTGGCGGGAATAGCGCCAAGCAAGGTCTTTCCGCACAATCTGCGGCACCTGTTCGCCACGACCTTTTATAAGGCTTGCAAAGACATCACGCGTCTAGCGGATACGCTGGGCCATTCCAGCATCGAAACCACGCGGCTCTACCTTCTCACCACCGGCGCGGAACACGTTCGCCAGCTGGATCGTTTGGGGCTGGTCAGTTAG
- the dnaX gene encoding DNA polymerase III subunit gamma/tau — protein MYQALYRKWRPMTFADVIGQQHITDTLRAQLVSGRLSHAYLFTGTRGTGKTTCAKILARAVNCENLQNGDPCGECPACRGILDGSVLDVTEIDAASNNGVDNIRDLRDETRYTPAQVKKRVFIIDEVHMLSTGAFNALLKTLEEPPGHVLFILATTEIHKVPATILSRCQRFDFRRIGAEDIARRLLDIAAKEQIELTEGAARLIARLADGAMRDALSMLDRAAASGAVNEDTVTSALGILGQDDAVSLAEYFKKGDLAGAIALLGEYYNAGRDLAAVYDQMLTLIRDALLIKTAQQDDAALAALISPAYSVSTLKKLCDGLAASTLLAWSRGIGASLDRMRSASNRRIEAELCAVRLCTMGAEQYDSLGGRLEAIEEKLKNGVPVAVPAAAPAAQAAPEDGPPPPGDEDAPLLAEEDGGAAQSAKPAAKPVDSWPAWPRLLEALTGKINTGAHTNLKLSARGVMEDGALVLLCEDGITAMLAKAEPTMKAIREQAAVLAGAPIKVKVREADAAPPPQTGGADELMDRAKAFHIEIHEL, from the coding sequence ATGTATCAGGCGCTGTATCGGAAATGGCGGCCCATGACGTTCGCGGATGTAATCGGGCAGCAGCATATCACGGATACGCTGCGCGCGCAGCTCGTTTCCGGCAGGCTCAGCCACGCCTACCTGTTTACAGGCACGCGCGGTACGGGCAAGACCACCTGCGCCAAGATCCTAGCGCGCGCGGTCAACTGTGAAAACCTGCAAAACGGAGACCCTTGCGGCGAATGCCCGGCCTGCCGCGGAATTTTGGACGGCTCGGTGCTCGATGTGACCGAGATTGACGCGGCTTCCAACAACGGCGTGGACAATATCCGCGATTTGCGGGATGAAACCCGCTATACGCCCGCGCAGGTAAAAAAACGTGTGTTCATCATCGACGAGGTGCATATGCTGTCGACCGGCGCGTTCAACGCGCTGCTAAAAACGCTCGAGGAGCCGCCCGGGCACGTACTGTTCATCCTCGCGACGACCGAGATACACAAGGTGCCGGCCACCATCCTGTCCCGCTGCCAGCGGTTTGATTTCCGCCGCATCGGGGCGGAGGACATCGCCCGCCGGCTGCTCGACATCGCGGCAAAGGAACAAATCGAGCTGACCGAGGGCGCGGCCCGGCTGATCGCCCGCCTTGCGGACGGCGCCATGCGCGACGCGCTCTCCATGCTCGACCGCGCGGCGGCTTCCGGCGCGGTGAACGAGGACACGGTGACGAGCGCCCTCGGCATCCTTGGACAGGACGACGCGGTGAGTCTGGCCGAATACTTTAAAAAAGGCGATTTAGCGGGCGCGATCGCGCTGCTTGGCGAATATTACAACGCGGGGCGCGACCTTGCCGCTGTGTACGACCAAATGCTCACGCTGATTCGCGACGCGCTGCTGATCAAAACCGCGCAGCAGGACGACGCGGCACTCGCGGCGCTGATCTCTCCCGCCTATTCGGTGAGCACGCTCAAAAAGCTGTGCGACGGATTGGCGGCTTCCACGCTGCTCGCGTGGAGCCGGGGCATCGGCGCGTCGCTTGACCGGATGCGCAGCGCCTCCAACCGCCGGATCGAGGCCGAGCTATGCGCCGTGCGTTTATGCACGATGGGCGCGGAGCAGTATGACTCGCTTGGCGGACGTCTGGAAGCGATTGAGGAAAAACTGAAAAACGGCGTGCCGGTCGCGGTCCCGGCGGCTGCTCCGGCGGCGCAAGCGGCGCCGGAGGACGGCCCGCCCCCGCCGGGCGATGAGGACGCGCCTCTCCTCGCGGAAGAGGACGGCGGCGCGGCGCAAAGCGCGAAGCCCGCGGCAAAGCCGGTAGATAGCTGGCCCGCATGGCCGCGTCTGCTGGAAGCGCTCACCGGCAAGATCAATACGGGCGCGCACACGAACTTAAAGCTTTCCGCGCGGGGCGTGATGGAGGACGGCGCGCTCGTTCTGCTGTGCGAGGACGGGATTACCGCCATGTTGGCAAAGGCTGAACCGACCATGAAGGCCATCCGCGAGCAGGCGGCCGTTTTGGCGGGCGCGCCGATTAAGGTAAAGGTGCGGGAAGCGGACGCCGCTCCGCCGCCGCAGACCGGCGGCGCGGATGAGCTGATGGATCGCGCAAAAGCATTCCATATAGAAATACATGAACTGTAA
- a CDS encoding GntR family transcriptional regulator, which produces MQWQLRGDRPIYQQLMEQLTEQIVSGVLGAGDKVPPVRELAAEAGVNPNTMQRALADLEREGLLYTNRTSGRYVTEDKKMIDSVRERIAADRIAEFLSGMNQLGFTKEQIIALLDKSSIKEGEKHGENK; this is translated from the coding sequence ATGCAATGGCAACTGAGGGGCGACCGGCCGATCTATCAGCAGCTGATGGAACAGCTGACCGAGCAGATCGTAAGCGGAGTACTTGGGGCGGGCGACAAAGTGCCGCCGGTGCGCGAGCTTGCGGCGGAAGCGGGCGTGAACCCGAACACAATGCAGCGCGCGCTGGCAGATTTAGAGCGGGAAGGCCTGCTGTATACCAACCGAACAAGCGGACGATACGTTACGGAGGATAAGAAAATGATCGATTCGGTACGCGAACGGATAGCGGCCGACCGCATCGCGGAGTTTCTATCCGGCATGAATCAACTGGGGTTTACCAAGGAACAAATCATAGCGCTGCTGGATAAGAGCAGCATCAAGGAGGGGGAGAAGCATGGAGAAAACAAATGA
- a CDS encoding ABC transporter ATP-binding protein yields the protein MEKTNDLVVCQGLTKVFGTVRALDNLNLNLERGRFIGLLGPNGSGKTTAIKLLNGLLQPTSGTVTIDGHAPGVYTHSVVSYLPDRPYLNDWMKVCDLLDFIGNFYKDFDKVKANDMLKALQISPFDRLKTMSKGTKEKVQLILVMSRKAQLYLLDEPIGGVDPAARDYILNTILSNYSEDATVLLSTHLIADIERVLDEVIFLKNGVLTLHESVDTIREEHGKSVDMLFREVFAC from the coding sequence ATGGAGAAAACAAATGATCTTGTCGTTTGCCAAGGGCTGACCAAGGTATTTGGCACAGTGCGCGCACTCGACAACCTGAATTTGAATTTGGAGCGCGGCCGCTTTATCGGCCTGCTCGGCCCGAACGGCTCGGGCAAGACCACGGCGATCAAGCTGCTCAACGGTCTGCTGCAGCCGACGAGCGGAACGGTCACGATCGACGGACACGCGCCCGGCGTATACACCCACAGCGTGGTGAGCTACCTGCCCGACCGGCCCTATCTGAACGACTGGATGAAGGTTTGCGATCTGCTGGACTTTATCGGCAACTTCTATAAGGATTTTGACAAGGTAAAGGCCAACGATATGCTCAAGGCTTTGCAGATCAGCCCGTTCGACCGACTGAAAACGATGAGCAAGGGCACCAAGGAAAAGGTACAGCTCATATTGGTCATGAGCCGCAAGGCGCAGCTTTATCTGCTCGACGAGCCGATCGGCGGCGTTGACCCGGCCGCGCGAGATTATATTCTCAACACAATTCTTTCCAATTACAGCGAGGACGCGACCGTGCTGCTGTCCACGCATTTGATCGCCGATATCGAGCGCGTGCTCGACGAGGTGATCTTCCTGAAAAACGGTGTGCTGACGCTGCATGAGAGCGTGGATACCATTCGCGAGGAGCACGGAAAATCCGTCGATATGCTGTTCAGGGAGGTGTTCGCATGCTAA
- a CDS encoding transglycosylase domain-containing protein → MATGKRKSHRFGHGLARVLLTLLLIGVLCGCFCGMAFAYYVHAYINPSIEETVSEMSMGMGLDLNSFIYSVDPETGEEKLYETLKGTENRIWVDGDQIPQNLKNAVVAIEDQRFYQHKGVDWKRTLGAVQTWLFGGGQYGGSTITQQLIKNMTQEDDYSVKRKVNEIFRALAFEKEIDDKERILEMYLNTIYLGRNTYGVKTAAATYFGKEISDLDLAECAILAGITNNPSLYDPYTYPSNIKKRQETILEQMLKQGMITQAEHDAAVAEELNYRSVELYNQDLSEPYTYFTDAVIKDVIKDLMDQKGVSQLVASNMVNSGGLKIYATIDTRVQQIMDEEYNNAENFPNYERDGMLPESAMVITDKQGNIRGIVGGRGEKKGKLSFSRATDAKRQPGSSIKPLSTYGPAMDKGIIVPTSSVYDKPLKEVDGKMWPRNDSGRYTGGAMVVKTALAHSVNTVAVQIMNMLTPQASFDFLTQRLGFQGSLVANRQNADGSVSSDIDLAPLALGGLTDGVTVRQMAGGFSAFINDGVFGGTRTYTKVLDSEGNVVLENNPRTDLGFENVRTAYYMLECMQGTTSFGTATNATIPGVQTAGKTGTTSANYDIWFCGLTPKYSGAVWVGYDKNYTLNGLYGRNAAAIWTTIMRRVHEGDSGLVFDSHPQDFVNASYCMDSGLAPSGACRSAGRVATGRFYKDQVPTEICKHQGYQKYNLSGGIDVPDETKEPDDKDKPEEKPEEKPVDPSTVDPETGLPSTTDPEGGVTNPGGTTDPGGTTDPGGTTDPGGTTDPGGTTDPGGTTDPGGTTDPGGTPEPEPEPSPDDPEA, encoded by the coding sequence TTGGCAACTGGCAAAAGAAAATCGCATCGCTTTGGGCACGGCTTAGCGCGCGTGCTGCTTACGCTGCTGCTTATTGGCGTGCTGTGCGGCTGCTTCTGCGGCATGGCGTTCGCCTATTATGTGCATGCTTATATCAATCCCTCGATCGAGGAGACCGTAAGCGAGATGAGCATGGGGATGGGGCTTGACCTCAACTCGTTCATCTATTCGGTCGACCCCGAAACCGGAGAGGAAAAGCTGTACGAAACGCTCAAAGGCACGGAAAACCGCATTTGGGTCGATGGCGACCAGATCCCGCAGAACCTGAAAAACGCGGTCGTCGCGATCGAGGACCAGCGCTTTTATCAGCACAAGGGCGTGGACTGGAAGCGCACGCTGGGCGCGGTTCAGACATGGCTGTTCGGCGGCGGCCAATACGGCGGCTCGACGATTACCCAGCAGCTGATTAAGAACATGACGCAAGAGGACGATTACTCGGTCAAGCGCAAGGTGAACGAAATTTTCCGCGCGCTCGCTTTTGAAAAAGAGATCGACGACAAAGAGCGCATCCTCGAAATGTACCTGAATACGATCTATCTGGGGCGCAACACCTATGGCGTTAAAACCGCGGCGGCGACCTACTTCGGCAAGGAAATATCCGATCTCGATCTCGCCGAGTGCGCAATCTTGGCCGGTATCACCAACAATCCTTCGCTGTACGATCCCTACACCTACCCGAGCAACATCAAAAAACGGCAGGAGACCATTCTGGAGCAGATGCTCAAGCAGGGGATGATCACGCAGGCGGAGCACGACGCGGCGGTGGCCGAGGAGCTCAATTACCGTTCGGTCGAACTGTATAACCAAGATCTGTCCGAGCCGTACACCTATTTCACCGACGCCGTCATCAAGGACGTGATTAAGGACCTGATGGATCAGAAGGGCGTATCACAACTGGTTGCGTCCAACATGGTAAACTCCGGCGGCCTGAAAATTTACGCGACGATCGATACCCGCGTCCAGCAGATCATGGACGAGGAGTATAATAACGCGGAAAACTTCCCGAACTATGAGCGCGACGGCATGCTGCCGGAAAGCGCGATGGTCATCACGGATAAGCAGGGCAACATTCGCGGCATCGTTGGCGGTCGAGGCGAAAAGAAGGGCAAGCTGTCCTTCTCCCGCGCGACGGATGCCAAGCGTCAGCCCGGTTCGTCGATCAAGCCGCTGTCCACCTATGGCCCCGCGATGGACAAGGGCATTATCGTGCCCACCTCCAGCGTTTATGACAAGCCGCTCAAGGAAGTGGACGGCAAGATGTGGCCGCGCAACGACTCCGGCCGCTATACCGGCGGGGCGATGGTCGTCAAGACCGCGCTGGCCCACTCGGTCAACACCGTGGCGGTGCAGATCATGAATATGCTCACGCCGCAGGCTTCTTTTGACTTCCTGACCCAGCGGCTGGGCTTCCAAGGATCTCTTGTTGCAAACCGTCAGAACGCGGACGGCTCGGTATCCTCCGATATCGATCTTGCGCCGCTGGCGCTCGGCGGCCTGACCGACGGCGTGACCGTACGTCAGATGGCGGGCGGCTTCTCCGCCTTCATCAACGACGGCGTGTTCGGCGGTACGCGCACCTATACCAAGGTGCTCGATTCCGAGGGCAATGTGGTGCTGGAAAACAATCCGCGCACCGATCTCGGCTTTGAAAACGTGCGGACCGCCTACTACATGCTCGAATGCATGCAGGGCACCACCTCGTTCGGCACCGCGACCAACGCGACCATCCCCGGCGTACAGACCGCCGGTAAGACCGGTACGACGAGCGCGAACTACGATATCTGGTTCTGCGGCCTGACGCCAAAGTATTCCGGGGCTGTTTGGGTCGGCTATGACAAAAACTATACGCTGAACGGCCTATACGGCCGAAACGCGGCCGCGATATGGACCACGATCATGCGGCGCGTGCATGAGGGCGATTCGGGCCTTGTGTTCGATTCGCACCCGCAGGATTTCGTCAACGCAAGCTACTGCATGGACAGCGGTCTCGCTCCCTCAGGCGCGTGCCGTTCGGCGGGCCGCGTTGCGACCGGTCGTTTCTACAAGGATCAGGTGCCCACGGAGATCTGTAAGCATCAGGGCTATCAGAAATATAACCTGAGCGGCGGCATCGACGTGCCGGACGAGACCAAGGAACCCGATGATAAGGATAAGCCGGAAGAAAAGCCGGAGGAAAAACCGGTCGATCCCTCGACGGTCGACCCGGAAACCGGCTTGCCTTCCACCACTGATCCGGAAGGCGGCGTGACCAATCCGGGCGGTACGACCGATCCCGGCGGCACAACCGATCCGGGTGGAACGACCGATCCCGGCGGTACGACTGACCCGGGTGGGACGACCGACCCCGGCGGTACGACCGATCCGGGCGGCACGACCGATCCCGGCGGTACGCCGGAACCCGAGCCGGAGCCTTCGCCGGACGACCCGGAGGCATAA
- a CDS encoding BofC C-terminal domain-containing protein, whose amino-acid sequence MMQGFYMLAMQQLKRRRRIALAACAAALIFTFFAARAWFTAVPALSEQAVPVSYTAVSEDGRLTVYRDGALLMRTEIDTRSLPQADRDALNRGVILSDAEALAKLLEDYGS is encoded by the coding sequence ATGATGCAGGGCTTTTACATGCTGGCGATGCAGCAGCTGAAACGCCGCCGCCGGATCGCGCTGGCCGCCTGCGCCGCCGCGCTTATTTTTACCTTTTTCGCCGCCCGCGCTTGGTTCACCGCCGTTCCGGCGCTTAGCGAACAGGCGGTGCCGGTAAGCTACACGGCGGTAAGCGAGGACGGACGGCTTACCGTTTACCGCGACGGCGCGCTGCTCATGCGCACCGAGATCGACACGCGCTCGCTTCCTCAGGCCGACCGCGACGCGCTGAACAGGGGCGTGATCCTGTCGGACGCCGAAGCATTGGCAAAGCTGCTGGAGGATTACGGCTCCTAA